A genomic region of Metopolophium dirhodum isolate CAU chromosome 1, ASM1992520v1, whole genome shotgun sequence contains the following coding sequences:
- the LOC132935654 gene encoding uncharacterized protein LOC132935654 isoform X1 translates to MKYFVTIFMVFHISLILLQKTSTASPLDNYLDKDSLEENGVELLTDIEEYMDKDAEDNGSALDFPDVQKRKLSSHRIFRRYCVPRGENCDHRPKYCCNSSSCRCNLWGVNCKCQRMGFFQRWGK, encoded by the exons atgaagtACTTCGTTACCATTTTTATGGTTTTCCATATATCTCTAATTTTGCTACAAAAGACGTCAACTGCATCACCCCTGGATAACTACTTGGATAAAGATTCACTTG aaGAAAATGGAGTTGAACTATTGACAGACATAGAAGAATACATGGATAAGGATGCAGAAGACAATGGATCCGCTTTAGACTTTCCTGATGTAcaaaaaag gAAACTATCGTCTCATAGAATATTCCGTAGATATTGTGTGCCAAGAGGAGAAAACTGCGACCACAGGCCCAAATACTGCTGTAACAGTAGTTCCTGTCGTTGCAATCTTTGGGGAGTAAATTGCAAATGTCAAAGAATGGGATTCTTTCAGAGATGGGGAAAGTAA
- the LOC132935654 gene encoding uncharacterized protein LOC132935654 isoform X2 encodes MKYFVTIFMVFHISLILLQKTSTASPLDNYLDKDSLENGVELLTDIEEYMDKDAEDNGSALDFPDVQKRKLSSHRIFRRYCVPRGENCDHRPKYCCNSSSCRCNLWGVNCKCQRMGFFQRWGK; translated from the exons atgaagtACTTCGTTACCATTTTTATGGTTTTCCATATATCTCTAATTTTGCTACAAAAGACGTCAACTGCATCACCCCTGGATAACTACTTGGATAAAGATTCACTTG AAAATGGAGTTGAACTATTGACAGACATAGAAGAATACATGGATAAGGATGCAGAAGACAATGGATCCGCTTTAGACTTTCCTGATGTAcaaaaaag gAAACTATCGTCTCATAGAATATTCCGTAGATATTGTGTGCCAAGAGGAGAAAACTGCGACCACAGGCCCAAATACTGCTGTAACAGTAGTTCCTGTCGTTGCAATCTTTGGGGAGTAAATTGCAAATGTCAAAGAATGGGATTCTTTCAGAGATGGGGAAAGTAA